In Williamsia phyllosphaerae, the DNA window CAGTTGGTCGCCCACTCGCCGGCACCGCCCGCGGGCAGGACCAGGTTGACGCCCGTGCTGTACGCGTCGACCTCACCCACATCCGGGTTGGCCCAGGTGTTGTAGTCGTTGTTCGCCCCGAGACCGTCGAGGAAGTAGATCCCGTTCTCGGTACCACCCGCGGCCTGATCAGACGCACGGACCTCCACGGCGACCTCGCGACCGAGAGAGTTCGAGAAGAACTTGCACGTCTGGATGTTGCGTTGCTGATCGGCAGTGGTGTTCCAGGAACAGTTCTCGCGGAGCTGAGCCGGTGCGACCGCCATCGCCGGTGCCGCCATGCCGAGCGTGACCGCCGCAGCGGTGGCTCCGGACGTCGCCAGAAGAAGCTGCGCTCTGCGCTTCGACGGCGACGACGTGCGTGTCGGTGCTGCGTGCTTGGTCTGGGCGCGATGGCGCCCCTGTGAATTCCCCACCGTGATTCCTTCTCCCTGTGAAAAAAATGTTTTCACTCCCCGGTGTGAACATACAGTTCACGAACCGTCGCCGTCGACTAGGGATCAAGAAACCGGCGTGTCGCCGTGAAACGCCCGAGCTGGAGGGCGACGACGCACAGGGTGTTTGAGATCGGCTGAACGAGTTGAAAGTTCGCCGTGCGGTGAACGGGACTTCGACAGAGCAGGGGTGATCACTGCTGCTTTATGTGTCGGGCTGACAGGATTTGAACCTGCGACCACTTGACCCCCAGTCAAGTGCGCTACCAAGCTGCGCCACAGCCCGTGGCTGCCCCGTGAGGGGCATCGCCGCCCCGTGAGGAGCAGCCTGAACAGGTTATCCGACCGGCCTGCCTTCGTGCCAATCGCCTGGCCTGCGACGCCCGTCAGAGCCGAGCGAGCAGCTCCGCCTTCTTCGCGGCGAACTCGTCGTCGGTGAGGATGCCGCGCTGATGCAGGTCGGCCAGCGACTCGATCGTCGCCAGGATGTCCTCGGAATCGCTCGTCCCGCCCGTGGACGACGCCGGTGCGGAATCCGTCGCCGGCGCCTCCGGAGAGCCGTCACCCTCGACCTCGGGGAGGCTGGACACGTCGAAGGTCCCCAGTTGACTGGTAAAGCGCACCGACCCGGGTCCGACACCCTGCTGCTGGGAGACGCCACCGATGTGGTGTTCCCCGGTGTCGAAAACCGTTGTCACGCCCCCTACCTGGATCGCCAGGCGCCGGGTCGCGGGAAAGATCGCGTACCGCGCATCGTTCTGCCCCCCGAACGAGCTGGGCACACCGAGGTCACCGGGCCACCACCTGGACGACGTCACCCCGACCTGGCTGTCGTCCGGGAACACCGCCGAGGTGGTCACGAGCTCCGACAGCTCCGAGCACAACGCGTCGACGCGGGCCTTGAGCGCGTGGTCGAACATTGCGCCCACCATGGTCATCC includes these proteins:
- a CDS encoding SHOCT domain-containing protein; its protein translation is MGTTVSPEVQRAVADIAQRHEVSHDAVLAMLLAVSRGGGTMAQFSIPELGGSGQWIRGGMTMVGAMFDHALKARVDALCSELSELVTTSAVFPDDSQVGVTSSRWWPGDLGVPSSFGGQNDARYAIFPATRRLAIQVGGVTTVFDTGEHHIGGVSQQQGVGPGSVRFTSQLGTFDVSSLPEVEGDGSPEAPATDSAPASSTGGTSDSEDILATIESLADLHQRGILTDDEFAAKKAELLARL